AGATAGTGCTGATGTTCTAGTAGAGCAACCCGTTGTTGTAAGTTTGAATTGTACTATGAtatacattacgatattcgaGTTTCTTTGCTGTTGTAGACGATAGAATTTGGTTTTTTTAACTGGATTGTGTTTATATTACAGAAGGCTGTAGTCCCAGAGGGCAAAAGCTCCGAGCAAGTAGATTCAGCGGAGAAAAGCGGAGAAGCTGCTAAAGAAGAagcaaaggaagaaaagaaagctgAGGAAACGAAACCAAGCGTGCGAAAAGACGATGAGGCTAGCTCAGCAGCTTCCGAATCGGAAGAAAAGGCTCAGCCAGCTGCGGAGGAAAAGAAGCTCGAGAAGCCACAAGAGGAACAGGAAAAGAAAGCTGAAGACAAACCCGACCGTGTGACCCGCGACGCCGAGGTAGCTGCTccggaagagaagaaaatagaacAGCCAGCTGTTGAAGCTGAAAAGAGCCAACAAGATCAAGCTAAATCCCCAGAAGAGAACAAACCAGCTGCCAAGAACGAGAAGATTCAGCTTCCTCTCGAACAACCTGCGATCGAACAACCTGCAATCAGCCCCGAAGATTCGGCCAAGACCGAGGAGAAGCCTGCTGAAGCCGCTGCTCAACCTGAGAAGGAAGCAAAGAGCGCCGAAGTATCTGCTGCAGCCTCTGCTTCCAGTAACGTTCAAGAATCTGTGGAACAATTGACGGCCAAATCAGCCGAATCTAGCCAGGCTAAACGCGAAACCGCGGAAGCTCAGCCTCAAGCAAAGTCTGAACAAGCcgaggaaaagaaggaagaaccACAGAAACAGCAGGAACCAGCAAAGGAAGCGAAAGAAGCGAAATCAGACGAATCTTCTGAAGAAAAATCGGCTGAGAAGAAGGAAAGCAAGGGCAGCGAGGAAGAGAAATCCTCTGAGGAGTCCTCCTCCAAACAAGAGTCCAAACCAGCTGAAGAGTCCAAGCCCGAATTGCTGCCTAAACCGCAAGAACTGACAGTATAAGTGAATGATTGAAATAGCGGTCGCAGCGAGAGGCGGGAAGACGAAGAATAACAGCCCCGAAGAAATCAAATAACATCGAACGAAGCGCGGATATTGGCTCGCCACTCGTCCAGACCATTTTGCGTTCATCACCATCAACCAGATAAAAATGGGATAAAACagtttgaaaaagaagaaacaaggaaaaaactcacaaaaaaaaaatgatgaataagaagatgaagaaggatGCGCGAGTTGTTCGGCCCAGATAAAAAAGCAAAACGAGCGGGAGAGAGCGTGTACGTCAGAGGAAGTATGAACGGGAACgggagagagagaacgagacgGAGTGAGAGTGTATATCGGTGTGAATGGGAGAGAGAGATTGCGCGATCAATTCTGTGGCAGGGACCAAAACTTCCCCCGGCGCGCTACGATTCCGAGAGAAAAAAATTCATCGACTCGGGGCAGGATGATCACGTAGCAGCCTGGCTGTGAGGGATTTTTAACTTAGGACACATCGGAATAACATTCATGAGAACAACGATGATGAAGACGACAATGATGGAGATAACGAAGACTCGATTGAGtgttcaaagaagaaatcgacaCAAGAAAAATCACCTATCAGGAACACGTGGTCACCCTTAGGGATCTGACTTGGCACACGCCAGGGATCATCCTTTTCTTCGTCCCGGCGGACACCGCGATCTGTCCGCGGGGACGAAACCGGCCCCTAATATTTTAGTATCCTCATCCCAGATCCCCCAACCCCAAGACtcctctttatttttttcctctcAAAAAACCACACACGAACCACAACCACAACCTCATCCCAATAAAACTAGTATGTAGCTCGActctgtcttctttttttttagagatacgtgtcattattattattaatattattattattattacgatttagtaccagtatcgctattattaatattattatttgtattattgctATCatcgttataataataattattattattactgtgGACAACGTGTTGTTGACAATGTTCCCTACTTGCATGCATCTAGTAttctttgaatttaaaaaatccttCCTTGTCATTTATTAGAAAAGCAAAATTAAGAACGAGGGATCCGAATGCATCAGGACTAACATTTGTAAGAGGATAGTCGATACAATTCATTCGAATCGTGTCATTATTTATCATCGATAAGACAAGATTACAAAACCTgtttctttgaatattcgatcACAGATAtcaaatagaaatgaaaaaataaaaatctttaataaaatcattgaccaaaatataatcataaaattTCAAGCTAAATCATTGATCAGAATATAATCTTGAAATCTCAAATCAAAGCattaaataatcataaaatgTTAAATCTAGTCATTGATAAAACAAGATCttctaaagtaaaatatatgtttACACTTTTGTCGTAATTTACGTATTATGGCTGGTTCCTGAAAAAAAGTCTAAGTGACGATGAATCGTTTTCTATCGAGAATGCACTTGCACAAGAGTCAAAGATTCGCGTAAATCTCATGGTTAACGATGATATCGTGATCGCGCCAGGTACGACGACATTTCTTCATGACATGACGTGGCACATACGTCGATTCATCAAAAGGCCGTATGAAAAGTTAACGTGCCCGAGAACACGCTTTGTAAACACTGAGGATACGCGAGGTGAGTGGACCCGGCGAAAATGTCAAGGCACCGAAGGGTTTTGCAACAAGCCAGAGAGATACGCTCGTTGGATTTCTTCAATTCGAGTGCCCGTTGCATGCTTTTACGCAAGAACGGCCGACGAAAAGTGTACGAGACACGGTTCACGGGAAAATAATTACGTCTTTACTTGGAACTTAGTTTCACGACATCTATGCGGTCCTCGATACAATACGAAACGTATAACAATTGAAATGTACACATATGACAATTTGACTTCGgacttttatgcatttattgagaatttagaaatgcaaaaatatatataatgtgcAAAGATATGTGAAATATTCAAAACACTCGTTAAAAGATTTACTAGATAAAACAAATTCCTGTTCaggtttcatttctttaataatatcCATAAGaatatcaatttgcataaatatttgcataCCGGTGGTTTCATGACGgtgtttaattattatatttaaacaacCGTTCCAATAACATTCCATATGTTATTTTGTAGATGCTGCAGTTAATGTTTGATTTCGTGTAATTACGCTTATAGATAATTTAATTTGATGAATGACAATGATTTTGATTTTATCATAGTAATGATTCGATGTTTCATATCGAAATCGCATattgttttaaaattcaatttaattattattatattatatatattaatactgttactaatactaatacgatattctAGAAAAGATCTACTCAACAACATACATAtcttgtaaattatttaataactatttttaaataaataattctgaaTGTATAACGAAGTGTTCAattcaaaaagaaataaaaagactgTATTAATGTTTAATGAtgagtataagtatatataataataaatatattaaatacgagcaaaaatatttctttttatgaacCGCAATGAAACTTCTATCATAAGATCTTACAACATGCAACGAATTAAAAATAGTTCttcttatataaaatatgtcattaagatagaagaaatattgtaaataataaattacaaaataaaagtatataacaaaattaacattGAAAAGATAGGAAACGGCAACAAAAGACTTGAAAAGAACTTCTCAGTCAACTGCCTCCGTGGCGCAATCGGCTAGCGCGTTCGGCTGTTAACCGAAAGGTTGGTGGTTCGAGCCCACCCGGGGGCGAATTATTTTTTGATCCTAAACAAATTCTACTGTAATTCagtccttttttttattatcattaacaATATTAATCACTCATTAATATTGTAgatcactaaaaaaaaaaaaaaatactcattaaaatattaaacattgcTTAGATACAAACTCTCAGGaattagtttaaatgttaaacagcaaatatattatagaaaactCTGTAATACTGATTGTATATTCTCAGTTAATAGTAATCTATATACACTTTTTACGCATTTTaggataaaatgatataaaaaaaaatcacttactatttttaaaaagtgaaaaaatgTCTACCAATTAccaaaagaaaattaatcatttattcagctttgctatatatataaaatataaaaattcataaaaattgcaTAACAACTAGTCTTCTACCATATATTTGCATAGAATGAAATTTGCCGACttcataaaatgataaataataacaataaatataatcttTATTCAACTAAAAATAAACCTATAAAATTTACTTCATATTCTGCAtgttaaatgtaaaaaatgtaaaaaaagaaattataaaaataaaacttgaccccgacgtgatttgAACACGCAACCTTCTGATCTGGAGTCAGACGCGCTACCGTTGCGCCACGGAGTCCACGGACTGCAGTATCTTTTAAgatagttataacgtatagataCTAACATTGTTAAACATAAGAATATATGAAGTGAAGTAGTATATTAAAAACTATcgctttaattttaataaatgaatcaatttatatttaaaaatatatgttttctaCTATACTTCAGATTTTATCTTCTACTTCTTGTATTGAAATGATTGTAATTCCAATGTTAGTATGTTGATAGTACAATTCATgtcatatttaatattactttaacagaaaaaagaaaaaatatatatgtcatACATACCTGATTTGTAAGCATGAAACAAGCTAATACTCCCAATGACCACCAATCTACTTCTTGTCCATAATATTGTCTACTGAATATTTCTGGTGCTATAACAAGATACATCAAGTGAAAAATAGTttactttatataatttttatattttatatacatttttgtacTTGCCCATATATTCTGGAGTTCCACAAAGCGTATGTGTTCTTTCTGTATGATTTAACCACTTTGCAAGACCAAAATCAATAATTATAGCATGACCTTCCTCATCCAATAGAACATTTGTAGCTTTTATATCTCTATGTACAACACCAGCATTGTGCAAAAAATCTTTAACACACAATAACAAAGAAACATAAATTCTATCTCATATTGAATTATCAATTCAAAACGATGTATATTTACCAATAGCTAAAGCAACTTCTGCTACATATATTCTAACTATATTTTCAGGCAGAGAACCACATTGCTCGACTAATGAAAATAACTCTCCTCCACCAACATACTTAGTTACTGGAATTAATGCACATTAAGAAACATATctaacaataattaataataacataattgcAAGCTTACATATATACAATGTTTTCCTTCCTTGCCACCTGTGAGAGCAATCTAATATAAATGGATGATGACCAACCAATTTTTGTATTGATacctaatattaaatatatgtataaattcaattacaatacaaaataaaaataaacatgcCTTCAATTTTAAAAGCATACATACTTCCTGTTTAGCCTGCATTATACCATTTTCTGCAACCACTTTAGCTTTACTGATTACTTTTAAAGCAAAAAATTCTCCAGTATCTTGTTTCtgaattttatatacttttccaTAAGC
This DNA window, taken from Bombus terrestris chromosome 3, iyBomTerr1.2, whole genome shotgun sequence, encodes the following:
- the LOC100647892 gene encoding neurofilament heavy polypeptide; this translates as MTKLLVITILCLLGQKTVLSMPVAENQEPLQVVPLEKSASPSDSETSAIHKTIVKANLDAAEPAPAEAKPAEAKPAEAEKPSVRSEPVGENAQLSEKAEEKKEEAQQPKPEEKKEEAGQEKKPEQLQPQQQPQEAQQPEQEQKPEQAQEAKKEEEGLKQAASESHETVVQVVPQEKKQDSADVLVEQPVVKAVVPEGKSSEQVDSAEKSGEAAKEEAKEEKKAEETKPSVRKDDEASSAASESEEKAQPAAEEKKLEKPQEEQEKKAEDKPDRVTRDAEVAAPEEKKIEQPAVEAEKSQQDQAKSPEENKPAAKNEKIQLPLEQPAIEQPAISPEDSAKTEEKPAEAAAQPEKEAKSAEVSAAASASSNVQESVEQLTAKSAESSQAKRETAEAQPQAKSEQAEEKKEEPQKQQEPAKEAKEAKSDESSEEKSAEKKESKGSEEEKSSEESSSKQESKPAEESKPELLPKPQELTV
- the LOC100648013 gene encoding serine/threonine-protein kinase S6KL isoform X4: MFLPEFQIRQVSLQNAYIFLSIIAKGAYGKVYKIQKQDTGEFFALKVISKAKVVAENGIMQAKQEVSIQKLVGHHPFILDCSHRWQGRKTLYILTKYVGGGELFSLVEQCGSLPENIVRIYVAEVALAIDFLHNAGVVHRDIKATNVLLDEEGHAIIIDFGLAKWLNHTERTHTLCGTPEYMAPEIFSRQYYGQEVDWWSLGVLACFMLTNQYPAGASSELLPEDRGTGYASPGTLPPNAENISPAAKDLLKRMLQPDPCLRLRSLLSLQRIAFYMGYDVQSYMQKKESPFRLLGRKVETEQEGRINEFSCFDSSLGDSISHVEDR
- the LOC100648013 gene encoding serine/threonine-protein kinase S6KL isoform X3: MGNSITKNNYHNNQKYTSQYSLSDIIGGSCIGSTQSSQKETKSWSRASCRSWSEGTLYDSLGTSKTLWPVSRCQAMFLPEFQIRQVSLQNAYIFLSIIAKGAYGKVYKIQKQDTGEFFALKVISKAKVVAENGIMQAKQEVSIQKLVGHHPFILDCSHRWQGRKTLYILTKYVGGGELFSLVEQCGSLPENIVRIYVAEVALAIDFLHNAGVVHRDIKATNVLLDEEGHAIIIDFGLAKWLNHTERTHTLCGTPEYMAPEIFSRQYYGQEVDWWSLGVLACFMLTNQNDNKKHIPTRRKAFPDENRFPRTVRYREQFNCDNSHGRLKLYVRENVYSSTGRSGKGRRAEKVSRVS